Proteins from a genomic interval of Rosa chinensis cultivar Old Blush chromosome 2, RchiOBHm-V2, whole genome shotgun sequence:
- the LOC112188093 gene encoding putative F-box protein At3g58860 isoform X2, with protein MVEPNSKGGYNLRKRKKKDVADDMVSGLPDEILVSILSLLPLKEAQATSILSRRWQYLWAYSTNLNFDGEKNLMRLNELKGEACELEMCRYVNWVDSVLKQHRALNIERFRVFFKLGPRICIDEWIQFAMRKGVQVLELDFSAYIRYLLIGKYRFSNKLLGISETSGLKSLCSEYIGFKCLKVFDLKSVDVDQEVLEYFISNCPVLERLVVYGSSSLVNLRVVGHSIALKYLVIRRCENIKTIQICDANLVSFCYDGYVRNLVLSNLPLLVEVSIVGWLPHDFLEITFFHLSCCLSQLEILNLNYMKALSQSWSKKSPFAKKTAAKCSHDRLKVVEIVGYSGLSRQIELVMYLTKTASNLEKIVFDSVNSWRPRFDRLRDLVVEKEELSRAQALQLKRKLPATLEVVCL; from the exons ATGGTTGAACCAAATAGCAAG GGTGGTTACAacttgagaaaaagaaagaagaaagatgttGCTGACGACATGGTCAGTGGATTGCCGGATGAAATTCTTGTGAGTATACTGTCTCTGTTGCCCCTAAAGGAAGCACAAGCTACTAGCATCCTTTCTAGGAGGTGGCAGTATTTGTGGGCCTATAGTACCAATCTCAACTTTGATGGTGAGAAAAATTTAATGAGATTGAATGAGCTCAAAGGAGAAGCGTGCGAATTGGAAATGTGTAGGTACGTCAATTGGGTGGATAGTGTGTTGAAACAGCATAGAGCCTTAAACATCGAGCGATTCAGGGTTTTTTTTAAACTTGGTCCTAGAATTTGTATTGATGAATGGATTCAATTTGCAATGAGGAAAGGAGTTCAAGTGCTTGAGTTGGACTTCTCTGCATATATCCGTTATCTATTGATTGGGAAATACAGATTTAGTAACAAACTGTTAGGTATCAGCGAAACCTCTGGTTTGAAGTCCTTGTGTTCTGAATACATTGGTTTTAAGTGCCTCAAAGTTTTTGATTTGAAATCAGTTGATGTAGACCAAGAAGTTCTTGAGTACTTCATTTCAAACTGTCCTGTTCTCGAACGACTGGTCGTGTATGGTTCCTCATCATTGGTTAATCTGAGAGTTGTTGGTCATTCAATTGCATTGAAGTACTTGGTGATACGAAGATGTGAAAATATCAAAACCATTCAAATTTGTGATGCAAACCTAGTTTCATTTTGTTATGATGGATATGTGAGAAACTTGGTTCTTAGTAATCTTCCACTACTTGTTGAGGTTTCCATTGTTGGATGGTTGCCACATGATTTCTTAGAGATTACCTTCTTTCACCTGTCCTGCTGTCTTTCTCAACTGGAGATTCTCAATCTCAATTATATGAAAGCG TTATCACAATCATGGAGTAAAAAAAGTCCCTTTGCCAAGAAGACAGCTGCAAAATGCTCCCATGATCGTCTAAAGGTGGTGGAAATAGTAGGGTACAGTGGCCTCAGCCGTCAGATTGAACTTGTAATGTACTTGACAAAAACTGCAAGTAATCTGGAGAAAATTGTTTTTGATTCTGTTAATTCTTGGAGGCCAAGATTCGACAGACTACGAGATCTTGTAGTGGAGAAGGAAGAATTGTCAAGA
- the LOC112188093 gene encoding putative F-box/LRR-repeat protein At3g42770 isoform X1, translating into MVEPNSKGGYNLRKRKKKDVADDMVSGLPDEILVSILSLLPLKEAQATSILSRRWQYLWAYSTNLNFDGEKNLMRLNELKGEACELEMCRYVNWVDSVLKQHRALNIERFRVFFKLGPRICIDEWIQFAMRKGVQVLELDFSAYIRYLLIGKYRFSNKLLGISETSGLKSLCSEYIGFKCLKVFDLKSVDVDQEVLEYFISNCPVLERLVVYGSSSLVNLRVVGHSIALKYLVIRRCENIKTIQICDANLVSFCYDGYVRNLVLSNLPLLVEVSIVGWLPHDFLEITFFHLSCCLSQLEILNLNYMKACCERDPIIPSLPNLKRLELAIYETENFALLHLASFIKKAPCMHTLVLRLSQSWSKKSPFAKKTAAKCSHDRLKVVEIVGYSGLSRQIELVMYLTKTASNLEKIVFDSVNSWRPRFDRLRDLVVEKEELSRAQALQLKRKLPATLEVVCL; encoded by the exons ATGGTTGAACCAAATAGCAAG GGTGGTTACAacttgagaaaaagaaagaagaaagatgttGCTGACGACATGGTCAGTGGATTGCCGGATGAAATTCTTGTGAGTATACTGTCTCTGTTGCCCCTAAAGGAAGCACAAGCTACTAGCATCCTTTCTAGGAGGTGGCAGTATTTGTGGGCCTATAGTACCAATCTCAACTTTGATGGTGAGAAAAATTTAATGAGATTGAATGAGCTCAAAGGAGAAGCGTGCGAATTGGAAATGTGTAGGTACGTCAATTGGGTGGATAGTGTGTTGAAACAGCATAGAGCCTTAAACATCGAGCGATTCAGGGTTTTTTTTAAACTTGGTCCTAGAATTTGTATTGATGAATGGATTCAATTTGCAATGAGGAAAGGAGTTCAAGTGCTTGAGTTGGACTTCTCTGCATATATCCGTTATCTATTGATTGGGAAATACAGATTTAGTAACAAACTGTTAGGTATCAGCGAAACCTCTGGTTTGAAGTCCTTGTGTTCTGAATACATTGGTTTTAAGTGCCTCAAAGTTTTTGATTTGAAATCAGTTGATGTAGACCAAGAAGTTCTTGAGTACTTCATTTCAAACTGTCCTGTTCTCGAACGACTGGTCGTGTATGGTTCCTCATCATTGGTTAATCTGAGAGTTGTTGGTCATTCAATTGCATTGAAGTACTTGGTGATACGAAGATGTGAAAATATCAAAACCATTCAAATTTGTGATGCAAACCTAGTTTCATTTTGTTATGATGGATATGTGAGAAACTTGGTTCTTAGTAATCTTCCACTACTTGTTGAGGTTTCCATTGTTGGATGGTTGCCACATGATTTCTTAGAGATTACCTTCTTTCACCTGTCCTGCTGTCTTTCTCAACTGGAGATTCTCAATCTCAATTATATGAAAGCG TGTTGTGAAAGGGATCCCATAATTCCTTCATTACCTAATCTCAAGCGTTTGGAATTAGCAATTtatgaaactgaaaattttgctcTTCTTCATCTCGCATCTTTCATAAAGAAAGCTCCTTGCATGCATACACTTGTGTTGCGG TTATCACAATCATGGAGTAAAAAAAGTCCCTTTGCCAAGAAGACAGCTGCAAAATGCTCCCATGATCGTCTAAAGGTGGTGGAAATAGTAGGGTACAGTGGCCTCAGCCGTCAGATTGAACTTGTAATGTACTTGACAAAAACTGCAAGTAATCTGGAGAAAATTGTTTTTGATTCTGTTAATTCTTGGAGGCCAAGATTCGACAGACTACGAGATCTTGTAGTGGAGAAGGAAGAATTGTCAAGA